Proteins from a genomic interval of Chroococcidiopsis thermalis PCC 7203:
- the glgA gene encoding glycogen synthase GlgA, with translation MYVVQIASECAPVIKAGGLGDVVYGLSRELEIRGNSVELILPKYDCMRYDHIWGLHDAYRDLWVPWYDGRVHCSVYCGWVHGRVCFFIEPHSQDDFFNRGCYYGCNDDNMRFAFFSKAALEFLHQSNKRPDVIHCHDWQTGLVPVMLYEIYKYHGMGNQRVCYTIHNFKHQGIAGNEVLQATGLNQAEYYFQYDKLQDNFNPFAINLMKGGIVYSNAVTTVSPNHAWEAHYTEVGSGLGHTLHQHQDKFSGILNGIDYDFWNPEVDRYIPFNYSSDDFEQKVYNKKALRERLLLRDEPKKPVIAYIGRLDNQKGVHLVHHAIYYALQREAQFVLLGSATEPGINAHFKHEKNFLNDNPDCHLELGFNEELSHLIYAGADMILVPSNYEPCGLTQTIGMKYGTVPIVRGVGGLVNTVFDRDYDPNKSPEERNGYVFYQTDYGALESAMDRAIGLWYNHPQEFRQLALQGMAYDYSWNHPGTEYLKIYDRIRHQ, from the coding sequence TGAATGCGCTCCCGTTATCAAAGCAGGCGGCTTAGGCGATGTCGTCTACGGGCTGAGTCGGGAATTAGAGATTCGGGGAAACAGTGTCGAGCTGATCCTGCCCAAATATGATTGTATGCGCTACGACCACATATGGGGATTGCACGATGCCTACCGCGACTTATGGGTTCCTTGGTACGACGGTAGAGTTCACTGTTCTGTCTACTGTGGTTGGGTACACGGGCGAGTTTGTTTCTTTATCGAACCGCATTCTCAAGATGACTTCTTCAATCGCGGCTGCTATTACGGTTGTAATGATGACAATATGCGATTTGCTTTTTTCAGCAAAGCCGCTTTAGAGTTTCTGCACCAGAGTAATAAGCGCCCCGATGTGATTCATTGTCACGACTGGCAAACAGGGCTAGTACCTGTGATGCTGTATGAAATCTACAAATATCATGGCATGGGGAACCAACGAGTTTGTTACACGATCCACAACTTCAAACACCAAGGGATTGCTGGAAACGAAGTCTTACAAGCAACAGGACTGAATCAGGCAGAGTATTACTTCCAATACGACAAGCTACAAGATAATTTCAATCCCTTTGCCATCAACCTGATGAAAGGGGGGATTGTCTACTCTAACGCCGTCACGACTGTATCACCTAACCATGCTTGGGAAGCTCATTATACAGAAGTTGGCAGTGGTCTAGGTCATACCCTACACCAGCATCAAGATAAATTTAGCGGCATTCTCAACGGTATTGATTACGATTTCTGGAATCCAGAAGTAGACCGATACATACCTTTTAACTACAGCTCAGACGATTTTGAGCAAAAAGTCTATAACAAAAAAGCTTTGCGAGAACGGCTTTTACTGCGCGACGAACCAAAAAAACCAGTTATCGCCTACATCGGTCGATTAGATAATCAAAAAGGGGTTCACCTCGTCCATCACGCGATCTATTATGCTCTCCAGAGAGAAGCGCAGTTCGTCTTACTAGGTTCGGCGACAGAACCAGGAATCAACGCTCATTTCAAACATGAGAAAAACTTTTTAAACGATAACCCCGACTGCCATTTAGAACTCGGTTTTAACGAAGAATTATCTCACCTCATCTATGCTGGCGCTGATATGATTCTCGTCCCCAGTAATTACGAACCTTGCGGATTGACACAGACAATCGGGATGAAATACGGTACTGTACCGATCGTGCGCGGAGTTGGCGGGCTGGTCAATACGGTGTTCGATCGCGACTACGATCCCAACAAATCTCCAGAAGAACGTAACGGTTACGTCTTCTATCAGACCGATTACGGTGCTTTAGAATCGGCAATGGATCGGGCGATTGGTTTGTGGTACAACCATCCTCAAGAGTTTCGCCAGCTTGCCCTACAAGGCATGGCATACGACTACTCTTGGAACCATCCAGGCACGGAATATCTGAAAATTTACGATCGCATTCGGCATCAATAA
- a CDS encoding SAM hydrolase/SAM-dependent halogenase family protein encodes MQINLIADYGNGDPAFAEVTQRLLMSLPTAQIHWVSVPPFSTLATGFWVAQLGLNPGTAERLIYHNCAPRQDDAQPRKDNEGEGLTYVLLPNNVKVVGVNAGYTLSFIKSAAQTIKIVKVSRGGSQFRSRDVFPQAAAAIASDDLSLLGDELDPQQIPDPPSDRVAWIDGYGNIKTTISADRVNLEPETKVTIRVGDTVSDAVYSDGSFRVPEGTLAFAPGSSGWQDPNGKQIRWMELFLRGGNAWERFGRPRIDRVVTYSK; translated from the coding sequence ATGCAAATTAACCTGATTGCAGATTATGGAAATGGCGACCCAGCTTTTGCTGAAGTTACCCAACGGCTATTGATGTCGTTACCAACAGCGCAAATTCATTGGGTTTCCGTACCACCATTCAGCACGCTAGCCACTGGCTTTTGGGTGGCTCAACTCGGACTAAATCCCGGTACAGCAGAAAGGCTAATTTATCATAATTGTGCGCCGCGCCAGGACGACGCACAACCCAGGAAAGACAATGAAGGGGAGGGACTGACATACGTACTGTTACCCAACAACGTCAAAGTTGTGGGAGTTAATGCAGGTTATACTCTGTCTTTCATTAAGTCGGCAGCACAGACAATCAAAATTGTCAAGGTTTCTCGCGGCGGTTCGCAATTTCGATCGCGAGACGTATTTCCTCAAGCAGCAGCAGCGATCGCCTCTGACGACTTAAGTTTGTTAGGCGACGAGTTAGATCCGCAGCAGATTCCCGATCCACCAAGCGATCGCGTGGCGTGGATCGATGGCTACGGTAACATTAAAACTACCATTTCCGCCGATCGCGTCAACTTAGAACCAGAAACTAAGGTAACGATTCGAGTAGGGGATACGGTCAGCGATGCGGTGTATTCGGATGGTAGTTTCCGCGTTCCCGAAGGGACGCTGGCATTCGCACCAGGGAGTTCTGGCTGGCAAGATCCGAATGGAAAGCAGATTCGTTGGATGGAATTATTTCTACGTGGGGGCAATGCTTGGGAGAGATTCGGCAGACCTCGGATCGATCGCGTCGTGACTTATAGCAAGTAA
- the wecB gene encoding non-hydrolyzing UDP-N-acetylglucosamine 2-epimerase, translating into MKKVCIILGTRPEAIKLAPVIQVFQRAPQFDTQVVLTGQHREMVAQVMQLFNLKADADLEIMQSQQSLSDITCRSLRGLETLFEQQQPDLVLVQGDTTTAFAAALAAFYQKIPVGHVEAGLRTDNIYDPYPEEANRRLISQLAHLHFAPTPQAVENLQRSGVLGEIHQTGNTVIDALLSVAEQQPACQIDGLEWDKYRVLLTTVHRRENWGEPLQGIAQGFLQILEKFEDTALLLPLHRNPIVREPLQEILGQHPRVFLTDPLDYGELVGAIQRSHLLLTDSGGLQEEAPSLGKPVLVLRKTTERPEAVTAGTAKLIGTQTAEIVMAAAELLSNPTAYEKMATAINPFGDGHAAERILQAVTNYIC; encoded by the coding sequence ATGAAAAAAGTCTGCATTATCTTAGGCACTCGCCCAGAAGCAATTAAGCTAGCACCAGTGATTCAGGTGTTTCAACGCGCACCTCAGTTTGATACCCAAGTTGTTCTAACCGGACAGCATCGAGAAATGGTTGCTCAAGTCATGCAACTATTCAACCTTAAGGCAGATGCAGATTTGGAAATTATGCAATCGCAACAATCTCTGAGCGATATTACTTGTCGCAGTCTGCGAGGATTGGAAACCCTGTTTGAACAGCAGCAGCCGGACTTAGTTTTAGTTCAAGGGGACACGACTACGGCTTTTGCAGCTGCTTTGGCAGCATTCTATCAAAAAATTCCGGTAGGACATGTAGAGGCGGGACTGAGAACAGACAATATATACGATCCATATCCAGAGGAAGCAAATCGCAGATTGATTTCTCAGTTGGCACATTTGCACTTTGCCCCCACGCCGCAAGCAGTAGAGAATTTGCAACGTTCTGGTGTTTTAGGAGAAATTCACCAAACGGGTAATACGGTCATTGACGCATTGCTATCGGTAGCAGAACAGCAACCAGCTTGTCAGATCGATGGTTTAGAGTGGGACAAATATAGAGTTTTATTAACTACAGTGCATCGGCGAGAAAACTGGGGCGAACCGCTTCAGGGAATTGCCCAAGGTTTTTTGCAGATACTAGAAAAGTTTGAGGATACAGCTTTATTGTTGCCATTGCATCGCAATCCGATCGTGCGCGAACCGCTACAAGAGATTTTAGGTCAGCATCCGAGAGTCTTCTTGACAGATCCGCTAGATTATGGAGAATTAGTAGGGGCGATCCAGCGATCGCACTTGCTGTTAACCGATTCTGGTGGTTTGCAAGAAGAAGCACCGAGTTTGGGTAAACCAGTTTTGGTCTTGCGTAAAACGACAGAAAGACCTGAAGCAGTGACGGCTGGAACGGCAAAATTGATTGGAACTCAAACGGCAGAAATCGTCATGGCGGCGGCTGAGTTGTTAAGTAACCCAACTGCATACGAAAAAATGGCAACAGCTATTAATCCTTTTGGAGACGGACACGCAGCGGAACGAATCTTACAGGCTGTGACCAATTACATATGCTAA